One window of Thermacetogenium phaeum DSM 12270 genomic DNA carries:
- a CDS encoding pyruvoyl-dependent arginine decarboxylase, producing the protein MLPTPKSYTLVAAAAEGEKELTAFDRALLLAGIGNVNLVRVSSILPPGAEYREKLNIPPGSLVPIAYGSLSSTEPGALIAAAVAVGVGPDAGSFGVIMEFSGFCSQEEAEREVREMVIEAFRYREMPLKEIKVVGVEHRVVRCGCVFAAVPLWY; encoded by the coding sequence ATGCTGCCGACGCCGAAGAGTTATACACTAGTAGCAGCAGCAGCGGAAGGAGAAAAAGAACTTACAGCCTTTGACCGGGCACTTCTCCTGGCAGGAATCGGAAATGTTAACCTCGTCAGGGTGAGCAGCATCCTGCCGCCGGGTGCCGAGTACAGGGAAAAGTTGAACATTCCCCCCGGGTCTCTGGTCCCGATTGCCTATGGAAGTCTTTCCAGCACCGAACCGGGTGCCCTTATTGCGGCTGCCGTTGCTGTAGGGGTTGGGCCTGACGCCGGGAGTTTCGGGGTGATCATGGAATTTTCCGGGTTCTGCAGCCAGGAGGAAGCCGAGCGTGAAGTGAGGGAAATGGTGATCGAGGCTTTTCGCTACCGGGAAATGCCTTTAAAGGAGATCAAGGTTGTCGGCGTCGAACACCGTGTTGTCCGCTGCGGGTGTGTTTTTGCAGCTGTGCCGCTCTGGTATTGA
- a CDS encoding sugar phosphate isomerase/epimerase family protein, producing the protein MGCIKLGTGSYKERLTKSLDYCLSHFDVLELQDFIMPDNLENPALIKEYRVMLAGFEGEITLHGPYLNLAPTSIDKLVKGVAERRYLQGVEAAQKIGAQHLVVHSFYDTTTGYQGYDRMWLDDNVKFWTAFLDKIRGSGVTILLENVYDRNPETFAELIAIINSPHFRSCIDLGHANCLSDYHPCRWIERVGGYYLHISDNNGRNDGHLGIGCGNIDYLRISRELASYPELYLISEVNDEFEKQFQGLQWLKKMITDGEFAAHHLTT; encoded by the coding sequence ATGGGGTGCATCAAGTTAGGAACGGGATCCTATAAGGAAAGGCTGACGAAAAGTCTCGACTATTGCCTTTCCCACTTTGATGTTTTGGAGTTGCAGGATTTTATTATGCCTGATAACCTTGAGAATCCCGCGTTGATCAAAGAATATAGAGTGATGCTGGCGGGTTTCGAGGGAGAAATAACCCTTCACGGTCCCTATCTAAACCTGGCGCCTACCAGTATTGATAAGCTGGTCAAAGGAGTAGCCGAACGGCGGTACCTCCAGGGTGTTGAAGCGGCGCAAAAGATCGGGGCGCAGCACCTGGTAGTTCATTCCTTCTACGATACCACAACGGGGTATCAGGGGTACGATCGGATGTGGCTGGATGATAATGTTAAATTCTGGACGGCTTTTTTGGATAAAATAAGGGGGAGCGGTGTGACCATTCTCCTGGAAAACGTTTACGACCGGAATCCGGAGACCTTTGCGGAGCTAATAGCAATTATCAATTCTCCGCACTTTCGCTCCTGCATCGATCTCGGCCATGCCAACTGCTTGTCGGATTATCATCCCTGCCGATGGATAGAGAGGGTCGGAGGGTATTATTTACATATCAGCGATAATAACGGAAGAAATGACGGCCATCTGGGGATCGGCTGTGGGAACATCGATTACCTGAGGATTTCCAGAGAGCTGGCGTCTTACCCTGAGCTATACCTGATCAGTGAAGTCAACGATGAGTTTGAGAAACAATTCCAGGGCTTGCAGTGGCTCAAAAAGATGATTACTGACGGGGAGTTCGCTGCTCATCACCTGACCACTTGA
- the speE gene encoding polyamine aminopropyltransferase, protein MELWFTEKQTPALGITCKVLQTLHREKTPFQEIAVLDTEQYGRMLVLNGMVQLTIGDEFIYHEMLAHVPLHSHPAPRHVLIVGGGDGGTAREVLRHPQVEKVTLVEIDRRVVDVSRHFLPEVSCSFDDQRMEVLFEDGVTYLLGRQAEYDIILVDAPEPIGQAARLFSREFYEGVLRALRPDGIFAAQTESPFVNSDLIARVYREVRGIFPMARLYLAPVPTYPSGLWSFTIGSKHYDPELPLRESGLEGSLRYYNAGVHKAAFQLPNFVRKLLDGEVRPGDVK, encoded by the coding sequence ATGGAACTCTGGTTCACTGAGAAGCAGACACCGGCTTTGGGAATTACCTGCAAAGTACTGCAAACCCTCCACCGGGAGAAAACTCCTTTTCAGGAAATAGCGGTTCTGGATACCGAGCAGTATGGGCGCATGCTAGTCCTGAACGGGATGGTTCAGTTGACCATCGGTGATGAATTCATCTATCATGAGATGCTGGCCCATGTCCCCTTGCACAGCCACCCCGCTCCGCGCCATGTCTTGATCGTCGGCGGGGGTGACGGAGGCACTGCCCGGGAGGTGCTGCGCCATCCTCAGGTGGAAAAGGTTACCCTCGTGGAAATCGACCGGCGGGTTGTGGATGTCAGCAGGCACTTTCTGCCGGAGGTTTCCTGTTCCTTTGACGACCAGAGGATGGAGGTGCTTTTTGAAGACGGAGTAACTTATCTTTTGGGCCGACAGGCGGAGTATGATATAATACTCGTCGATGCGCCGGAGCCTATCGGGCAGGCGGCGCGGCTTTTTAGCCGGGAGTTCTATGAGGGGGTTTTACGAGCCCTACGCCCGGATGGGATCTTCGCCGCGCAGACCGAATCCCCCTTTGTCAACTCCGATTTGATCGCTCGGGTCTATCGGGAGGTGAGGGGTATCTTCCCGATGGCGAGACTTTACCTGGCGCCTGTCCCCACTTATCCAAGCGGGCTTTGGAGTTTTACTATCGGCTCCAAGCATTACGACCCGGAACTGCCTCTCCGGGAAAGTGGTCTTGAGGGGTCGCTGCGCTACTACAATGCGGGTGTCCATAAGGCGGCCTTTCAACTGCCGAATTTTGTGCGCAAACTCCTCGACGGGGAGGTACGGCCGGGTGATGTTAAATGA
- a CDS encoding YlbF family regulator — translation MNVYDHAHSLARALKQSEEYRNLLEARKKLESDPKNKEMLLDFRRCQWEMEKARALKEEVDELTKRRFQQLAELVGANSTVQDYLAAEYRFGRVMMDIQKILADALSEWFQGNEEIFRKEEE, via the coding sequence ATGAATGTTTATGATCATGCCCACAGCTTGGCTCGCGCTCTAAAGCAGTCGGAAGAATATCGTAACTTGTTGGAGGCGAGAAAAAAGCTGGAGTCCGATCCTAAAAATAAAGAGATGCTCTTGGATTTCAGACGGTGCCAGTGGGAGATGGAGAAAGCACGCGCTCTGAAAGAGGAAGTTGATGAGTTAACAAAGCGCCGTTTTCAGCAGCTGGCCGAACTGGTGGGTGCCAACTCCACAGTGCAGGATTACCTTGCCGCCGAATACCGCTTCGGCCGGGTGATGATGGATATCCAAAAGATCCTGGCGGATGCCCTTTCCGAATGGTTTCAGGGAAATGAGGAGATCTTCCGGAAGGAAGAGGAATAG
- the cbiQ gene encoding cobalt ECF transporter T component CbiQ, with amino-acid sequence MDRAHIHLDEFAHLQSFFHRFDPRAKIISCLFLLVVAVSLKTPTGLGFTLCGIFLLTFLARLPAGRILMRLGFVIPIVVVLCLFLPFARPGIPLFSLNAGSITLNYTLQGLQASGLFFLRLLCAALIIILVTFTTPFHILLRSLIDLKVPAIFIQLIQFTLRYFFVLYDEVIRMSRARRSRNFRPGKNFWNRQTFSTLGGLMGVLFIRSYDRGERIYYAMLARGYRGEVRVLDDLQVSSKDFAIGTALVVYGIVSLIIDRGWWGWLHY; translated from the coding sequence TTGGACAGGGCGCACATTCACCTGGATGAATTCGCGCATCTCCAGTCATTTTTTCACCGCTTCGACCCTCGGGCCAAGATTATCAGTTGTCTGTTCTTGCTCGTTGTGGCCGTTTCTTTGAAGACTCCGACGGGTTTGGGGTTTACTCTTTGTGGGATCTTTTTGCTCACCTTTTTGGCCCGGCTTCCTGCTGGACGAATTCTCATGAGACTCGGATTTGTTATACCGATCGTCGTTGTTTTATGCCTTTTTCTCCCCTTTGCCCGGCCGGGCATCCCTTTATTTTCGCTAAACGCGGGAAGTATTACTCTGAACTATACCCTCCAGGGACTGCAGGCAAGCGGGCTCTTTTTCCTGCGACTTCTTTGTGCGGCGCTGATCATTATCCTGGTAACCTTTACTACTCCATTCCATATACTGCTGCGCTCCCTGATCGACCTGAAAGTACCGGCGATCTTTATCCAGCTCATTCAGTTTACGCTGCGCTATTTTTTTGTGCTTTACGATGAAGTCATTCGCATGAGCAGGGCGCGGCGCTCCAGGAATTTTCGGCCTGGTAAAAATTTTTGGAACAGGCAGACATTCAGCACTCTCGGTGGATTGATGGGGGTTCTTTTTATCCGCTCCTATGATCGGGGGGAAAGGATTTATTACGCCATGCTGGCGCGCGGGTATCGAGGAGAGGTCAGGGTGCTGGATGACCTGCAAGTTTCTTCGAAAGATTTCGCTATCGGTACGGCACTTGTCGTTTACGGGATTGTGAGTTTGATTATTGATCGGGGATGGTGGGGATGGCTGCATTATTAG
- a CDS encoding ATP-binding cassette domain-containing protein, producing MAALLEIEDLSFYYHDGTPALKGVSLSIGEGEKVAILGPNGAGKSTLLFHLNGIFLAQQGTVRVAGEVVTRDNEHRVREKVGLVFQDPDDQVFSPTVWDDVAFGPLNLGLERQEIERRVEEALHAVGMWEYRSRAPHHLSYGQKKRVAIAGVLAMDPDVVVLDEPTAFLDPAGQRALLKILEGLHGEGKTVIIATHDVDMAAEWATSIILLKEGRVLAQGDTCLLVNEELVQAAGLRFPLVSQVFQDFITGNKQLLPRTVAEGKKVLRKLTGI from the coding sequence ATGGCTGCATTATTAGAAATTGAGGATTTATCATTTTATTATCATGATGGGACACCTGCTTTAAAGGGGGTTTCCCTGAGCATCGGGGAAGGAGAAAAGGTGGCCATCCTCGGCCCCAACGGTGCCGGCAAATCGACACTGCTTTTCCATCTGAACGGGATATTCCTTGCCCAGCAGGGTACGGTACGGGTGGCGGGTGAAGTGGTAACCCGGGACAACGAACACCGGGTACGGGAGAAGGTGGGGCTTGTGTTCCAGGACCCCGATGACCAGGTTTTTTCCCCCACAGTATGGGATGATGTGGCCTTCGGCCCCCTCAATCTAGGTCTGGAGCGTCAGGAAATAGAAAGGCGGGTTGAGGAAGCCCTCCACGCCGTAGGAATGTGGGAATACCGCTCCCGCGCTCCACATCACCTCAGCTATGGTCAGAAGAAGCGCGTGGCCATAGCGGGAGTGCTGGCGATGGACCCGGATGTGGTTGTTCTGGATGAACCGACGGCCTTCCTCGATCCGGCGGGGCAGAGAGCTCTATTGAAGATCCTGGAGGGGCTGCATGGGGAGGGGAAGACTGTCATTATTGCCACCCATGATGTGGACATGGCTGCGGAATGGGCAACCTCAATCATCCTGTTGAAGGAGGGGCGGGTACTGGCACAGGGGGACACCTGCCTCCTGGTTAACGAGGAGCTGGTTCAGGCGGCGGGATTGCGGTTTCCTCTGGTAAGTCAGGTTTTTCAGGACTTCATAACAGGCAACAAACAGTTGCTTCCTCGCACTGTTGCCGAAGGAAAAAAGGTGCTCCGGAAATTGACCGGGATATAA
- a CDS encoding Asp23/Gls24 family envelope stress response protein, whose translation MGESQQTDYGKIEITEEALATIAGAAAVRCYGIVGMVPRGLRQGVSEILGKDDLNKGVEVRQEGSNVKIDLWVVMCYGVKMAEVARNVMETVRYEVEKMTGLHAIEVNVNVVGVRIIK comes from the coding sequence ATGGGCGAAAGCCAGCAAACGGATTACGGAAAGATTGAGATCACCGAGGAAGCGCTGGCTACCATCGCCGGTGCCGCAGCAGTTCGCTGTTACGGGATCGTGGGGATGGTTCCCCGGGGGCTACGACAGGGGGTCTCGGAGATACTGGGCAAAGATGACTTGAATAAAGGGGTTGAGGTAAGGCAGGAGGGGTCGAACGTTAAAATCGATCTCTGGGTGGTTATGTGCTATGGAGTAAAGATGGCGGAGGTCGCCCGCAATGTTATGGAGACCGTCCGTTACGAAGTTGAAAAGATGACCGGTTTGCATGCGATAGAAGTTAATGTCAATGTGGTGGGGGTACGGATCATCAAGTAA
- the speB gene encoding agmatinase has translation MLNELCVREWQYLAAKGSYKEARLVLAGLPLELTVSFRPGTREGPQAIRAASQGLEEYSPYLREDLNDHLIFDCGDLALPFGNLQVAFQRIEALCRVLLADAKIPVFLGGEHLITFPVVKTLAEAYSGLKVLHFDAHADLCDDYLGEKYSHATVIRRVCEIVGAGNVYQFGIRSGTKEEFEYGRSCTVFYPFEILPGLESCLQSLEGHPVYVTVDIDVIDPAYAPGTGTPEPGGVTPQELFRVFELLEGCRIVGCDFVELAPVYDRSGITSLLAAKLVREALLAFSRGVEGRNSPTGDRKGGKSVD, from the coding sequence ATGTTAAATGAGCTCTGTGTGCGGGAATGGCAATATCTGGCCGCCAAGGGTTCCTATAAAGAGGCCCGGCTGGTCCTGGCGGGATTGCCTCTGGAGCTCACGGTAAGCTTTCGCCCGGGAACGCGGGAAGGGCCCCAGGCAATAAGAGCGGCCTCCCAGGGGCTGGAAGAGTACAGCCCCTATTTGCGGGAAGATTTAAACGACCACTTAATCTTTGATTGCGGGGATCTGGCCCTGCCTTTCGGGAATCTCCAGGTAGCTTTTCAGAGGATTGAGGCCCTCTGCAGGGTGCTGCTGGCCGATGCAAAAATACCGGTATTTCTCGGGGGGGAACACCTGATCACCTTTCCGGTAGTCAAAACGCTGGCGGAGGCATATAGCGGCCTCAAGGTTCTGCATTTCGATGCCCATGCCGATCTGTGCGACGACTACCTGGGGGAAAAGTACTCCCACGCCACTGTGATCAGGAGGGTCTGTGAGATCGTCGGAGCAGGCAATGTATACCAGTTCGGGATCAGATCGGGGACGAAAGAAGAGTTTGAATATGGCAGATCCTGCACCGTTTTTTATCCCTTTGAGATCTTACCCGGTCTGGAATCCTGCTTACAGTCCTTAGAGGGGCACCCTGTTTATGTGACGGTTGATATCGACGTCATTGACCCCGCTTACGCTCCGGGGACGGGAACGCCGGAGCCCGGTGGAGTGACGCCTCAAGAACTTTTTCGTGTTTTTGAGCTTTTAGAGGGCTGCCGTATCGTCGGTTGCGATTTTGTGGAACTTGCTCCCGTCTACGATCGGAGCGGGATTACCTCGCTCCTCGCCGCCAAACTGGTGAGGGAAGCTCTGCTGGCTTTTTCCCGGGGGGTTGAGGGGCGGAATTCGCCGACCGGGGACAGAAAAGGCGGCAAATCTGTTGATTGA
- a CDS encoding FAD-dependent oxidoreductase, with amino-acid sequence MPASRVCVIGGGPAGLAAALEGARLGLDVDLFERNRIGENIRCAEGFYDSLQILGKPPAGMRFKVDESILKVNREYRVDCRKIALWMIDRGEWQRHLAGQARKAGVRVVENTRITADDLEELQKSYDWVIDAGGVPSVTSIRYGFRDYYRRYGAVTAQCVIKGDFSRLGKRLKFVLLPYYEGYFWVFPKNGEIANVGVGSFLPEGEGVGWGKALWQRLDRFIAQEGIKGTILRKHGGIIPIRVLEKLTYRNILLVGDAAGCASPLHGGGIDAALITGRLAARWIAAGCRGDFSGEIRRLLQPKWEVERRLCKIWRGLDRKALDDLAGLIAGEYSRVGFRGMLRRLPLLLRNFGTCRRFLSGLTRGQW; translated from the coding sequence ATGCCTGCTAGCAGGGTGTGTGTGATCGGTGGCGGCCCTGCAGGCCTTGCTGCGGCATTGGAGGGCGCCAGGCTGGGATTGGATGTGGACTTATTCGAGCGGAACCGGATCGGGGAGAACATCAGGTGCGCGGAGGGTTTCTACGACTCACTGCAAATTTTGGGTAAGCCACCAGCCGGTATGCGCTTTAAGGTGGATGAGTCAATACTCAAGGTAAACAGGGAATACAGGGTGGATTGCCGGAAAATCGCCCTCTGGATGATCGACCGGGGGGAGTGGCAGCGCCACCTTGCCGGGCAGGCGAGGAAGGCGGGGGTCAGAGTCGTTGAGAACACCAGGATTACGGCAGATGATCTGGAGGAGCTGCAGAAAAGTTACGATTGGGTGATCGATGCCGGCGGCGTCCCGTCGGTTACCTCGATCAGGTACGGGTTTCGGGATTACTACAGGCGTTATGGTGCGGTAACTGCGCAGTGTGTGATCAAAGGGGACTTCTCCCGCCTGGGGAAGCGCTTAAAGTTCGTCCTCTTGCCCTATTATGAGGGATATTTCTGGGTTTTTCCTAAGAACGGTGAAATTGCCAACGTCGGTGTGGGTTCGTTTCTTCCCGAGGGTGAAGGTGTCGGGTGGGGAAAGGCTCTTTGGCAAAGACTCGATCGTTTTATAGCCCAGGAGGGAATAAAGGGGACGATTTTGAGGAAGCATGGGGGGATTATTCCCATCCGTGTCCTCGAGAAACTCACCTACCGGAACATCCTTCTGGTAGGTGATGCCGCAGGTTGCGCCTCACCCTTGCATGGTGGAGGAATTGACGCAGCGCTGATCACCGGACGACTGGCGGCGCGATGGATAGCCGCCGGTTGCAGAGGTGACTTCTCCGGTGAGATCAGGCGCCTTCTGCAGCCGAAATGGGAAGTGGAAAGGCGCCTTTGTAAGATCTGGAGAGGTCTTGACCGGAAGGCCCTAGATGATCTGGCCGGTTTGATTGCCGGAGAGTACAGTCGGGTTGGATTCCGTGGAATGCTGCGCCGGCTTCCGCTGTTGTTGCGGAATTTCGGCACCTGCCGGCGGTTTTTATCCGGTTTAACGAGGGGCCAGTGGTGA
- the thrS gene encoding threonine--tRNA ligase, protein MTVILKDGSSCEVPWGSTWGDVAAGLSRRLAREAVAARVDGDLQDLSCLAESGKRVEFLTFAEEEGRAVYRHTSSHVLAQAVKRLFPDAKLAIGPAIEDGFYYDFDTDHPFTTEDLGRIEEEMKRIIKENYPVIREEVSHEEAIALFEERNEPYKVELIKELPPDVQVTVYRQGEFCDLCLGPHLPSTGSIGAVKLLSVAGAYWKGSEKNKMLQRIYGTSFPKKKDLDEYLQRIEEAKRRDHRRLGQELDLFGIADEGPGFPFFYPKGMIIRTELENYWRSEHRKRGYLEIKSPIILNRALWERSGHWEHYQENMYFLQIDGQDYAVKPMNCPGAMIYYKTRLHSYRELPLRIGELGLVHRHERSGVLHGLMRVRCFTQDDAHIFMLPEQITDEIINVMDMIDDFYRTFGFSYRVELSTKPENAMGSDEIWETATRALVAALEQKGLPYRVNEGDGAFYGPKIDFHLTDSLGRSWQCGTIQLDFVNPENFDLTYIAEDGSKKRPVMIHRVIFGSIERFLGILTEHYAGAFPVWLAPVQVKVLTVASRHTHYASEVAGYLEREGIRVEQDDRNERVGYKIREGELEKVPYLLVVGDQEVESRTVRVRRRGYGDQGAARLEDFASMIKDEIARKAR, encoded by the coding sequence ATAACTGTTATTTTAAAGGATGGAAGCAGTTGCGAAGTACCCTGGGGAAGCACCTGGGGGGATGTGGCCGCTGGTTTAAGCAGAAGGCTGGCCAGGGAAGCGGTTGCCGCCAGGGTGGACGGGGACTTGCAGGATCTTAGCTGTCTTGCCGAATCCGGTAAAAGGGTGGAGTTTCTTACTTTTGCCGAAGAGGAGGGGCGGGCTGTTTACCGCCATACCTCTTCTCATGTGCTTGCTCAGGCTGTGAAACGGCTCTTTCCCGATGCGAAACTGGCCATCGGACCGGCCATTGAGGATGGTTTTTATTACGACTTCGACACCGACCATCCCTTCACAACAGAAGACCTGGGGCGGATTGAGGAAGAGATGAAGAGGATTATCAAGGAGAATTACCCTGTGATCCGGGAGGAGGTATCTCATGAAGAGGCCATTGCCCTTTTTGAAGAGCGGAATGAACCTTACAAAGTGGAATTGATCAAAGAATTACCACCGGATGTTCAAGTAACCGTTTATAGACAGGGGGAATTCTGCGATCTTTGCCTGGGGCCGCATCTACCGAGTACCGGGAGTATCGGGGCGGTCAAGCTGCTCAGCGTGGCCGGGGCCTACTGGAAGGGCAGCGAAAAGAACAAAATGCTCCAGCGGATTTACGGCACCTCTTTCCCCAAGAAGAAGGATCTGGACGAATACCTGCAACGGATTGAGGAAGCAAAGAGGCGGGATCACAGGAGGCTGGGGCAGGAACTCGACCTCTTCGGTATTGCCGATGAGGGCCCGGGATTTCCCTTCTTTTACCCTAAGGGGATGATCATCAGGACGGAGTTGGAAAACTACTGGCGTTCGGAACACCGGAAGAGGGGCTATCTGGAGATCAAAAGCCCGATCATTTTGAACCGTGCCCTTTGGGAGCGATCCGGCCATTGGGAGCACTATCAGGAAAATATGTATTTTCTCCAGATCGACGGGCAGGACTATGCAGTCAAACCCATGAACTGCCCGGGGGCGATGATCTATTATAAAACAAGACTGCATTCTTACCGGGAATTACCGCTGCGCATCGGGGAGCTTGGGCTGGTGCATCGCCACGAGCGTTCCGGTGTCTTGCATGGCTTAATGCGGGTGCGCTGCTTTACGCAGGATGACGCCCACATCTTCATGCTGCCCGAACAGATCACCGATGAGATCATCAATGTTATGGATATGATCGATGACTTTTACCGGACGTTCGGTTTTTCATATCGGGTGGAGCTCTCTACAAAGCCGGAAAACGCCATGGGTTCGGATGAAATATGGGAGACGGCGACCAGGGCTTTGGTCGCTGCCCTGGAGCAGAAGGGACTTCCGTACCGGGTGAATGAGGGTGATGGTGCCTTTTACGGGCCGAAGATCGACTTTCACCTTACGGATTCCCTCGGCCGCAGCTGGCAGTGTGGCACCATTCAGCTTGATTTTGTGAATCCGGAGAACTTCGACCTGACTTATATCGCTGAGGATGGCAGCAAGAAGCGCCCTGTGATGATCCATCGCGTTATTTTCGGAAGTATTGAGCGGTTTCTCGGTATTCTTACGGAGCATTATGCAGGCGCATTTCCGGTCTGGCTGGCTCCGGTGCAGGTGAAGGTGCTTACCGTCGCCTCCCGCCACACCCATTATGCCAGTGAGGTAGCCGGTTACCTGGAGAGGGAGGGAATTAGGGTAGAGCAGGATGACCGCAATGAAAGAGTAGGGTATAAGATCAGGGAGGGAGAACTGGAGAAGGTGCCTTATTTGCTGGTGGTAGGTGACCAGGAGGTTGAATCCCGTACTGTCAGGGTTCGCCGGAGAGGTTATGGCGACCAGGGTGCGGCCCGGTTGGAGGATTTCGCGTCCATGATTAAGGATGAGATTGCCAGAAAAGCCCGCTAA
- the ligD gene encoding non-homologous end-joining DNA ligase, with the protein MVIKLEWTVGNVKPMEPQPYPEPFDSSNHFFEIKWDGMRLLAFIKDKEVRLQNRNLQERTTYFPELTELYLSFKARNAVIDGELIALAGHKPSFPLLMKRIAGSPATAAARSHLIPVIYIPFDILFLEEKSVTQYAFTERREMLEGIFQGGEHCVLSPLFRKEGRSLFQMVKAKELEGIVAKDRSSPYLMGKKSRYWLKIKNRRRLATVIGGYVTASGCLNSILVGCYRDRHLHYLGRVGSGLKRAEAELVSLLPSLVRDRSPFHLSPRSTLKVNWVEPLLVAEIEYLEWTADLKLRQPAFIKLLSLPPESCRLDLDSKE; encoded by the coding sequence GTGGTGATCAAACTGGAATGGACGGTCGGCAATGTTAAACCCATGGAACCCCAACCGTACCCCGAGCCCTTCGATTCCAGCAACCATTTTTTTGAAATCAAATGGGACGGGATGCGCCTGCTCGCATTTATCAAAGATAAAGAGGTGCGCTTGCAAAACCGCAACCTCCAGGAGCGTACCACTTACTTTCCGGAGCTAACAGAACTCTACCTGAGCTTTAAGGCTCGAAACGCCGTAATCGACGGGGAACTGATTGCCCTGGCCGGTCACAAACCCAGCTTCCCCCTCTTGATGAAGCGCATTGCAGGATCACCGGCAACGGCAGCAGCAAGGTCACACCTGATCCCGGTTATCTACATCCCGTTCGACATCCTGTTTCTGGAAGAAAAAAGCGTTACGCAATACGCATTTACAGAACGCAGAGAGATGCTGGAAGGCATCTTTCAAGGTGGAGAACACTGCGTTCTCTCACCCCTATTCCGGAAAGAAGGACGTTCCCTTTTCCAGATGGTCAAAGCTAAAGAACTTGAAGGTATCGTTGCCAAAGACAGGTCTTCACCCTACCTGATGGGGAAGAAGAGCAGGTACTGGTTGAAGATCAAAAACCGCAGAAGGCTGGCAACGGTCATCGGAGGCTATGTGACCGCTTCCGGTTGTCTGAACAGCATTCTGGTCGGGTGCTATCGGGATCGACACCTGCATTACCTGGGCCGCGTCGGCAGCGGTTTAAAAAGAGCAGAAGCAGAACTCGTCTCCCTTCTCCCTTCCCTGGTCCGTGACAGGTCGCCCTTTCATCTTTCACCCAGGTCTACTCTGAAGGTGAACTGGGTGGAACCGCTTCTGGTTGCAGAAATCGAATACCTGGAATGGACGGCCGATCTTAAACTCCGGCAGCCGGCTTTTATAAAACTGCTCTCATTGCCCCCGGAATCCTGCCGGCTTGATCTCGATTCAAAAGAATAA